The Neurospora crassa OR74A linkage group I, whole genome shotgun sequence genome segment GACTTCCCAATTTTTCTTCTATAGTACAAATAAGATGGCGCAACGGAACGGCTTTCGGAATTTGAACCTGGTATGTACTGAGCTGAAGTGTTGAGGACTGTGGAGATAAATCAAGTTCCTAAAAGTCGCTCCCAAAGCGGTTAGGTAGTCCTGATATAGGGAAGCCCGCCCCACGACCGCCTGGGGAAGTTCACTCCGGAATGCCAAGCAGGCACACCATATACATTACACTAGTGTACTTTTTGTATGCTACCACTTGTACCGGGCTAGTCGCCAATGGTGGTCTTACCCCAGTACATTCTAGCCAAGTTGTTGTGGCTAAACTGCACGTGCAAGAAGACGCAGGTCTGAAATCTATGGTAAAGGGCGCAGAAGAACGGCCGAATCCGCTTCAAACGGAAGCGCAATACTCTTAACTCATCAAGGACCTTGTAGACAAGTCATGGAAGGTCGTCGCTTCTCGGTCGCCCATGGCCAGTCAATATGGACGCCGTTCGTTTGGACAAGTGTGAGAGGGAGGTGTTTAGGACGACCGATCGTCGCCCATCTCCTGCAAGTCACTCAGTCAGCGCCCATGGCTTTACGAGTTACCACTTCCCatcacccccccccccccccccccccgaaCAGGATATATTTGTTTGCAACCGTGTTTTCGGTCTCTCACAGTCTCACATGAGGCGCACCTTGAAGATATCGGCGACGGGTCTAGAGACGCAATTCCATGGCGGACAGCGAAGAGATATGGATGTCAGCTCAGTCATGTATAGTGTACACGACTGTGCGACTACCTGATAAACAAGGGGTTCTTTTGCGAGGGCGATGATGGCTGGACAGACCTGGGGTAGGCTGTTTCCGTGTTGGGACAAAACTCCGATCCAAAATCAAACAGTGCGGATGGAGGATGGGCGATATATCAAAAGAGCAGTCTGATGGAAGAACGGCATCCAAACGACGAACAATGACTGGTCAGCGGTACAGAATCACCCCTTGTCAGCAGTGAGCGACACCACCCTCAAAAAAAGAGAACCCCCTATGTGCTGTTGGCTGCCCTGCATTGACGTTCCCAATTCCATGTCTTGGCATCTGACAGGATTCAGACCTCGATCATTGCACTGCAGCCGCTAGTAGAGACTCTCTGGCCATCACTCGCTCGCCGCCGCTCACTCGCGCGCAATGTTACACCTCTGCATGGCTCTAAAATGCTAGCTCAGTCTCCGCGAGTGGCAAGAAACCCTAATATCTGAACAAGAGATAGCTATCCTGGCATCTCTCTGCTCCCTGTTGGTCGTACCAAGCTAACGTTTTATATTCATGCAGAGGCGTACACAAGTGGCATGTCCCGCTCTAGGTGCGCAACCGCGGCCTTCTATGTCCCGAAACATTGGAGATTGCCTGTTCCTGGGATGGGGCTGTCAAGCTAGGGGGTCATCAAACCGTCAAATCTGGAGGCGCAGCAGGGTCAAAACTTCGAACAAGCATGGAGGTGATGATAAGGCTGGAGCCCAGGATGTGTCCGCGTCTCGAAAGGACTCGGAGTCTGGAAGTTGATGCATGGCGGATGGAAAAAAGCCACAAGAAATGAGGatcatgaagaagaggagggaagacATGCTGATTGAGTGGGTGAGttaagagaaaaaaaaaaaaaaagaagaaaaaaaaaaaacaatagCCGGCCCATCATTATTTCAGAGCTGGACTGCTCTTTCTGGACTTAAGACTTGAACGGGAACCGGAAGACAATGAGATTCCTAGACCCAGGTAACCTCCAATTGGACGTTCCAGTTGTCTGGGGTTGAAATTACACTTTCTTCCGCTCCGCCCCCACGTTCTTTTCTTATTCCATGCTCTGTTGTAACCTCTCTCTCCATGTATCAAGCGGAAGGATTCCGCTCGTTTGCACGACGTCGCTTTCGTTGCTAGACATTGCGGCTGCTGCCAAGCGCGCTGCAGTCTATTGGTATTACTTGTATCCAAGACCACGCCGTTCGCCTTTCTCGCCTTGTAAACTctcacctcttcctccggtTCCGCTATTTTTTGTAACATCCATCTTCGATCCCTTCAAGAGTTGAACCCCGTGCTCAGGTTCTCCTCTCATTCGCAATGGCTCTTTTCGGCGCCATGTCAATACCTAAGCCGCTGTTGACGCTTCTGCTGGTGGCGGCTTCGGTCACGCCCTCTGAGGCTACCATGGCATCGTGGTGGAACTCGGTCGCTAGTCAGGTTGTCGTCTTGAACGAGACCACTGGCCAATACAGATACACCAGATGCAATACCATGGGAATGGATACTGTCTACTATTCAAGCACGGGCGGCAATTATCTCAATTTCACCCAAAGCCCGCCCAAAGCCGGCAGTCCTTTGGCCGGCACCGGCTGGTACGACCAAACAAATACCTGGTCAGTCCTTCTCTGTCTTATTCCTGGCGAAAACGTTGCTAACTTCACCCCAGGGCATCATTATTCTACTTCGATGAATCCAATAGCCTTAGAAATGCCATCTTCAAGTGTGATCCGTCGACCGGTCTTTACATGGACGCAGAGTCAGGATTCTACCCTGTTGTGGCTGGGGGAGCGCCGGCACCTCACACAAACTCTGGCATAGCCGCCTTTCTCCGCGACCAAAACCGTGGTTATCGGCTCTATTACCACGACGAAGACATGCATCTCAATGAGCTCAGCTATGATCCAGATACTACTACCTGGAGCTGGGAGGGAACCATCAACCATGACGTTCCAGGAAGCAATGCCATCGCCGCAGTCGACGGGAGAGATCAAGGCAACTTCACCGTCTTCACACCTCGAGACGACAAAAACATTCAGATCACGCAATGGGGCTTGGACAATAATTGGTACATCTGTAAGTTACATCATCCATCTGCCAGTTGCCATCCGGAAGCTACTACACCGACACCCTAGTCCAACACATCATCAGTCATACTAACCTCccccattcatccatccagccaCCACTCCCCATCCGCTCAAGGGCAACTTCAGCACCAGCTCCACCCCCTCGTCTTCATTCAAGATCGACTACTCAGCCCCCTCCAACTACTCCCTCCCCTTCTGGACGGGCCAGCCCAAATCCATCGGCATCAGCTTCTACACAGCCGCTAAGCGCAACGTCTACTACATCGGCAGCGACAAGTCCCTGTACCGACTCACTACGCAAAACTACGTCTGGGGCCTCGCGGAGAACCAGTCCAAAGCCTACTGGCCGCAAGCCGACGAAGCCAACGCCGAACTTACCGTCGTGAGCGCCATCATCCAGGAAACGAAGAATGCGAAAGTGCGCATTTATTATCTAGTGGGCGGTAAGCTGGCCGAGGTGGCGCTGAACGGCAACGATAACGCTTGGAAGCAGTGGCGGACGGTGCCGGAGTGGGATCCCAATGATGGCGCGAAGCAGCCGACTAGCTCTACTACttctggcggcggcggcggcaccaccacgaccactTCTCCATCAACTCCGTCCGGTTCCGGTTCCGCCGATATGGGAACAGCAGCCACCGCCGAATCTGCCTCCGGTGGTGGTTTCTCCTCTGGCGCCAAGATTGGCGTCGGCGTCGGCGTCGGCCTGGGCGTCGTCGCGCTAGGCGTCATCATGGCTgcctttttcctcttccggcGGAACAATAACAAAAACTCTAATACCAATCTCAACAGCCCCGAAGACGGTACGACGGTCGTGGGATCCGAAGCCCCGAGCGCCACTACCTCGCCCATTCCGCCTTATGGTACGCTCGCCACTGGATACGGATatggagcaggagcaggggAATGGGACCAGAAGCTGCATCCTGGGGGTGGAGGATATACAAACGTGCAGCAGCTGGACAAGACGGGACGGCCGATGGAGTTGGACGCGCCTAGGGCGGTGTTTGAGTTGCCGGACCAGGCTTATCGTCATGAGTTGATGGCCCATAACACGGCGATAAGGGTGGATGCGCCAGGGCATCATGGTCATCCTGGGGTCCAGGAGCACGTGGGGCAGAGGAGGGTGTAGTCACCGATTTTAGAATATCGAGACGATGGACATGTTAGGTGATGAATTGAAGGAAATGGGATGTTCTGGTGTGAATTGGCCTTGACGAGTTGACGATCAACAGGCGGATGAGCTTCTCTGATCTCCTCACGTTCGTGTTGACTGTAGCGATGacgaagaaaggaaaatgtTGAGGATATGGCGTACAACGCAGGCCCGATGTTGTCAGGCCATCTGTcatatgttttttttttttttttttctttttttttttccactttTGTTGTTGGTACCAATATGATAATTTAATACATGTGGTTCATTCGTCCTCAAGCATCGCGCGGATACCCCAAAAAATGAGTTGAGTTCACTTTGTCCCAGGTTTCGTTCGGTTTCAAGAGTCATCTCATTTCTTTTCATACCTAATTTTCTCATACAACCATAACGATACCGTCCTTTTGCATTGTCCCCCCCATCTAGGTACAAGACTCCTTATCCATGCCAATTTGGTGCAAAATCACATTCACCACAGCTAAAACTCCCAGAGCATAAACATTTTAATCGTAACAAAGGCGTGAAACCGTAATGTAGGGAAGGCTTAATTGGCAACCGGCTCCAGTCCACGCTTCAcgtccttggccttgacgcCCGTAAGGTCGGGCTCGGGCAAGGTGTGCCGAGGACGGCCTCCAAGGATGTCAACAATCTCCTTCATACTAAGCCAGAAGGCAGCCTTGGGGCGTCTGTTGGGCCAGtcggtctcctcctcctccaacttctGGACCGGCGTAAAGATAACACTCGCTCCCTTGATACCGATGACGCTAGCGCTCATGGGATCCATCTTGACGCGGTTGTGCACGTTGCGTCCATACTTCTCAAGCTGCTGAATGCACTTGATGGCCAAACGAACAGCACGGCAACGGTCCATGCCCGAGGGAACACCACCCTGCTGCATGTGACCGGGAATACCCTCACGACTTTCAAAACGACCGTGGGCCTCGTCGCGGAGAATGTCGGCGATGAGCTTGGCATTGTAAACCTTGGAGGCCTTCTCATTGATCAGGATCAAGCGACCGGCTCTGCTCTGTCCCTTGTCCTGAGCGAACACCTCCTTCAAGTGACGGACGTCTTCGCTGAGCATTTCCAAGCTAAGACCTTCTTCAGGAAGGTAAACGGCCGAGGCACCAACACCGAGACCGGCGAGAGTTGCGATGTAACCCGAACGGCCACCCTGTGTCTCAATGACAAAGACACGTCTGCGAGTGGCAGACGCGGActgcttgatcttgtcgCAATAGTCGACAAGCTCGTTAAGGCAAGTATCGGAACCAAGAGAGTACTCAGTGCCGGGAACGTTGTTGGAGATGGTCGCTGGGAGCAGCGTCATGGGGATGCACAGAGAGGGGTACTGCTCTCTGGCCTTGCGCAACTGCGAGACGGCGTGGAAAGCCTCGAAGCCACCGATGAGGAACAGGGCGTCAAACTGGTACTGCTCGATGAGGTTGGCGATGGTCTCCATGCCAGACTCGCTCGGGAGCTCACGGTTGGTGCCGATTTCGGAACCGCCCTTGCTAGCCCAGCCATCAACCTCAAGCCAGTCAAAGGGCCGCACTGAGCCCGGCGAATCGGCATGATGGCGCGCGAAGCCTGCAAAGCCGTTGTGGATCGCAATGGGTTCGTGACCACGAGACAAGCAGTACGACACACCAGCGCGGACGGCGGCATTCATACCTCCAGCGGGGGCACCGACGTTGATAAAGCCGATTTTCATGCGCTGAATGGAGGTTAGCTCAACTCAACCAGATGAAGCGCAAATAGCATGATCATCACTCACCTCCTTTTCAGGCAGCAATGTCTCGTGATCGATCTGGCCTGCAGTTGTCATCATGAACGACTTGTACTGCTCCGAAAACTCGGCATCACGAAGAGCCATGGCTCCGTCAAAATCCTGGCTTTCAATCGCCTTGGCGACTTGCTTGGTATCCAGTACCGCCTCCATCAGGGGCT includes the following:
- the emp-3 gene encoding 6-phosphofructokinase; the encoded protein is MPIFDRAIFSRPLSILNNPFPALFALVLLSASSLGIRLLLSSTTPHKVPPAKMSSAPIKMAPRKKIAIMTSGGDSPGMNAVVRSCVRMAIHMGCDAYCVYEGYEGLVRGGDFIKQMDWFDVRGWLSEGGTLIGTARCMAFYERAGRLTAAKNMILNGIDALIICGGDGSLTGADRFRAEWPSLLEELVSTGELTAEQIQAYKHLNIVGIVGSIDNDLSGTDATVGCYSALARICLCIDMIEATASSHSRAFVVEVMGRHCGWLALMAAVATGADFLFIPEKPREDNWREEMRSVIQQHRRLGKRKTIVLIAEGALDKFGNKITPEEVRDLLADKNGLALDTRITTLGHVQRGGTAVAYDRMLATLQGVEAVKAVLEATPETKTCFIAITENKIVRKPLMEAVLDTKQVAKAIESQDFDGAMALRDAEFSEQYKSFMMTTAGQIDHETLLPEKERMKIGFINVGAPAGGMNAAVRAGVSYCLSRGHEPIAIHNGFAGFARHHADSPGSVRPFDWLEVDGWASKGGSEIGTNRELPSESGMETIANLIEQYQFDALFLIGGFEAFHAVSQLRKAREQYPSLCIPMTLLPATISNNVPGTEYSLGSDTCLNELVDYCDKIKQSASATRRRVFVIETQGGRSGYIATLAGLGVGASAVYLPEEGLSLEMLSEDVRHLKEVFAQDKGQSRAGRLILINEKASKVYNAKLIADILRDEAHGRFESREGIPGHMQQGGVPSGMDRCRAVRLAIKCIQQLEKYGRNVHNRVKMDPMSASVIGIKGASVIFTPVQKLEEEETDWPNRRPKAAFWLSMKEIVDILGGRPRHTLPEPDLTGVKAKDVKRGLEPVAN